A single genomic interval of Helianthus annuus cultivar XRQ/B chromosome 13, HanXRQr2.0-SUNRISE, whole genome shotgun sequence harbors:
- the LOC110897864 gene encoding spastin-like, translating into MMQLLPVPFPPPITPPDDLVDSLMNIIRHRETEYLTSLQVDSFATSHDSETHEATCRILSVILRQIDGFEQDKKVVVIAATNRKQDLDPALLSRFDSMITFGLPDQHTRQEIAAQNMQNT; encoded by the exons ATGATGCAGTTGCTTCCGGTTCCGTTTCCTCCACCAATAACGCCTCCAG ATGATTTGGTTGACTCATTGATGAACATTATTCGCCACCGTGAAACAGAATACCTGACTTCCCTACAG GTTGATTCCTTTGCTACTTCTCATGATAGTGAAACTCATGAAGCTACCTGTAGAATCTTGTCGGTCATATTACGTCAG ATTGATGGGTTCGAGCAGGACAAAAAAGTGGTCGTGATAGCTGCAACCAATAGAAAACAAGATCTTGATCCTGCTTTACTAAG TCGGTTTGACTCCATGATAACTTTTGGCCTACCTGATCAACACACTCGTCAGGAGATAGCAGCTCAAAATATGCAAAACACTTAA